In one Cellulomonas sp. JZ18 genomic region, the following are encoded:
- a CDS encoding FMN reductase — MTARSIVVVSGGLSQPSSTRMLADRLADATVSALAERGVEARVTVVELRDLAHEVVDMTLTGYARGGLADAQEALAGADGVVAVTPVYTASYAGLFKSFVDVLDKDTLRGTPVVLGATGGTARHSLVVEHALRPLFAYLGADVVPTGVFAATDDWAEAGTDDVRPLPDRIRRAGEQLAERVAGREPARRVGLYDAVPSFEDLLGA, encoded by the coding sequence ATGACCGCACGCTCGATCGTCGTCGTCTCCGGCGGCCTGTCGCAGCCGTCGTCGACGCGCATGCTGGCCGACCGCCTCGCGGACGCCACCGTGTCCGCGCTCGCCGAGCGGGGCGTCGAGGCCCGCGTCACGGTCGTCGAGCTGCGCGACCTCGCGCACGAGGTCGTCGACATGACCCTCACCGGGTACGCACGCGGCGGGCTGGCCGACGCCCAGGAGGCGCTGGCCGGCGCCGACGGCGTCGTCGCGGTGACCCCCGTCTACACCGCCTCCTACGCGGGCCTGTTCAAGTCCTTCGTCGACGTCCTCGACAAGGACACGCTGCGCGGCACGCCGGTCGTGCTGGGCGCGACGGGCGGTACGGCCCGGCACTCGCTGGTCGTCGAGCACGCGCTGCGGCCCCTGTTCGCGTACCTGGGCGCCGACGTGGTCCCGACGGGCGTGTTCGCCGCCACCGACGACTGGGCCGAGGCCGGGACGGACGACGTGCGCCCCCTGCCCGACCGCATCCGCCGCGCGGGCGAGCAGCTGGCCGAGCGCGTGGCCGGGCGCGAGCCGGCCCGCCGGGTCGGCCTGTACGACGCAGTGCCGTCCTTCGAGGACCTGCTCGGGGCCTGA
- a CDS encoding LLM class flavin-dependent oxidoreductase has translation MQFGIFSVGDVTTDPTTGRTPDDTERVRAMLTIAEHADAAGLDVFATGEHHNPPFVPSSPTTMLGYLAGRTKNIVLSTATTLITTNDPVRLAEEYAMLQVISGGRMDLMMGRGNTGPVYPWFGKDIRQGIPLAIENYALLRRLWEEDVVDWSGKFRTPLQGFTSTPRPLDGVPPFVWHGSIRSPEIAEQAAYYGDGFLHNAIFWPMQHTAQMVNFYRERYEHYGHGRADQAIVGLGGQVFVRTSSQAAWDEFRPYFDVAPVYGHGPSMEDFTRETPLTVGSPQQVIDRYGAFWEQVGHYQRQMFLIDHAGLPLKTVLEQIDILAEDIVPVLRAEAEARRPADVPANPPSHAERVAAARAAGKLPAATAAAADHWTGRTAEDDLDAADAATVR, from the coding sequence ATGCAGTTCGGGATCTTCTCGGTCGGCGACGTCACGACCGACCCCACGACCGGGCGGACCCCCGACGACACCGAGCGCGTCCGCGCGATGCTCACCATCGCCGAGCACGCCGACGCCGCCGGGCTCGACGTCTTCGCCACGGGTGAGCACCACAACCCGCCGTTCGTGCCGTCGTCGCCCACGACGATGCTCGGCTACCTGGCCGGCCGGACGAAGAACATCGTCCTGTCCACGGCCACGACCCTCATCACCACGAACGACCCGGTCCGCCTCGCCGAGGAGTACGCGATGCTCCAGGTCATCAGCGGCGGGCGCATGGACCTCATGATGGGCCGCGGCAACACCGGCCCCGTCTACCCGTGGTTCGGCAAGGACATCCGCCAGGGCATCCCGCTCGCGATCGAGAACTACGCACTCCTGCGTCGGCTGTGGGAGGAGGACGTCGTCGACTGGAGCGGCAAGTTCCGCACGCCGCTGCAGGGCTTCACGTCCACCCCGCGCCCGCTCGACGGCGTGCCGCCGTTCGTCTGGCACGGCTCGATCCGCTCCCCCGAGATCGCCGAGCAGGCCGCGTACTACGGCGACGGCTTCCTGCACAACGCCATCTTCTGGCCCATGCAGCACACCGCGCAGATGGTGAACTTCTACCGCGAGCGCTACGAGCACTACGGGCACGGCCGCGCGGACCAGGCGATCGTCGGCCTCGGCGGCCAGGTGTTCGTGCGCACGAGCTCGCAGGCCGCGTGGGACGAGTTCCGCCCGTACTTCGACGTCGCGCCCGTCTACGGGCACGGGCCGTCGATGGAGGACTTCACGCGCGAGACGCCGCTGACCGTCGGCAGCCCGCAGCAGGTCATCGACCGGTACGGGGCGTTCTGGGAGCAGGTCGGCCACTACCAGCGGCAGATGTTCCTCATCGACCACGCCGGCCTGCCGCTCAAGACCGTGCTCGAGCAGATCGACATCCTGGCCGAGGACATCGTCCCGGTGCTCCGCGCGGAGGCCGAGGCCCGGCGTCCCGCGGACGTGCCGGCGAACCCGCCGTCGCACGCCGAGCGCGTCGCCGCCGCCCGCGCGGCCGGGAAGCTGCCCGCGGCGACCGCCGCGGCGGCCGACCACTGGACGGGCCGCACCGCCGAGGACGACCTCGACGCCGCCGACGCTGCCACCGTCCGCTGA
- a CDS encoding signal peptidase I, translating to MRRVVSVALWAVVVSGVLAYATSLVVPLWFQMQGERLLVVTSGSMAPRFVEGDVVVLRAVTDASELKPGLIVTFQPVGGTSLVTHRIVSLHSLPAMREADDGSGRMVPVLDAAGEPVEQPYIRTQGDANPEPDPDATPVERVRGVLLRVHHGWGDTLVWATSPVGRAVMLVPPLLALATLEVLSVLDARRRRTRSARRPADADRRVDALLLD from the coding sequence GTGCGCCGCGTCGTGTCGGTCGCGCTGTGGGCCGTGGTCGTCTCGGGCGTGCTCGCCTACGCCACGTCGCTCGTGGTGCCGCTGTGGTTCCAGATGCAGGGCGAGCGTCTGCTGGTCGTCACGTCCGGGTCGATGGCGCCACGGTTCGTCGAGGGCGACGTCGTGGTGCTGCGCGCGGTCACCGACGCCTCGGAGCTCAAGCCCGGGCTCATCGTCACGTTCCAGCCCGTGGGCGGGACCTCGCTCGTCACCCACCGCATCGTGTCCCTGCACAGCCTGCCCGCGATGCGGGAGGCGGACGACGGCTCGGGGCGCATGGTCCCGGTGCTCGACGCGGCCGGGGAGCCGGTGGAGCAGCCGTACATCCGCACCCAGGGCGACGCCAACCCCGAGCCCGACCCGGACGCCACACCCGTGGAGCGGGTGCGCGGCGTGCTGCTGCGCGTGCACCACGGGTGGGGCGACACGCTGGTCTGGGCGACGTCGCCGGTCGGCCGCGCCGTCATGCTGGTACCGCCCCTGCTCGCGCTCGCCACCCTGGAGGTGCTCTCGGTGCTCGACGCACGTCGCCGTCGCACCCGGTCGGCGCGGCGCCCCGCGGACGCCGACAGGAGGGTCGATGCGCTCCTCCTCGACTGA
- a CDS encoding bifunctional diguanylate cyclase/phosphodiesterase: MLDVYVPVRVDATAASPVPADADARTVVGAAEVMLDHTRTQQTLQDTLRTVVLVVAGSLVLLWLLLYRIVHSTSRRLRTAALENARLAMLDSLTGLPNRRLLSEQMQRAVRDAGEDGSRVGLILLDIDRFKDINDTLGHDHGDALLELVAERLRHALRDDDVVARLGGDEFAILLPDVRSVGNAERLARRVRGLFAAPFELGDLALHVDTSIGVACLPDHADDPSSLMRTADIAMYAAKHQRSGVAVYSPDADDSSPARLVLMGELHAALEEHETAGAHDGDPRGDGGMQLEMHYQPKIELASQRTVGLEALMRWRHPTRGLVGPGTFVPLAEQSGLIHRLTAFALDASVRQLAQWSAEGTAVPVAVNLSAHDVADPAVVDTIEELLRRHHVRPELLEVEITETALVADRSRVVPVLERLGRLGVRVAIDDFGTGTTSISQLRDLPVDELKIDRVFVADLGDGGREGSDVVVQAMVDLAHSFGLRVVAEGVEDEAIARTLERLGVDHAQGYLWAAPAPPAQVRPPGGTARGDTSVLHPIG; this comes from the coding sequence GTGCTCGACGTCTACGTCCCCGTGCGCGTCGACGCCACGGCGGCCTCCCCGGTCCCGGCGGACGCCGACGCGCGCACGGTCGTCGGGGCGGCGGAGGTCATGCTCGACCACACGCGCACGCAGCAGACCCTGCAGGACACGCTGCGCACGGTCGTCCTGGTCGTGGCGGGCAGCCTCGTGCTGCTCTGGCTGCTGCTCTACCGCATCGTCCACTCGACGTCCCGGCGTCTGCGCACCGCGGCGCTGGAGAACGCGCGCCTGGCGATGCTCGACTCGCTCACGGGTCTGCCGAACCGCCGGCTGCTGAGCGAGCAGATGCAGCGCGCGGTGCGCGACGCGGGCGAGGACGGCTCGCGCGTCGGGCTGATCCTGCTCGACATCGACCGGTTCAAGGACATCAACGACACGCTCGGGCACGACCACGGGGACGCGCTGCTCGAGCTCGTGGCCGAGCGCCTGCGGCACGCGCTGCGCGACGACGACGTCGTGGCCCGACTCGGCGGGGACGAGTTCGCGATCCTGCTGCCGGACGTGCGCTCGGTCGGCAACGCCGAGCGCCTCGCGCGGCGCGTGCGCGGCCTGTTCGCGGCCCCGTTCGAGCTGGGCGACCTCGCGCTGCACGTCGACACCTCGATCGGCGTCGCGTGCCTGCCCGACCACGCCGACGACCCGTCGTCCCTCATGCGCACGGCCGACATCGCGATGTACGCGGCGAAGCACCAGCGCTCGGGCGTGGCCGTCTACTCCCCCGACGCCGACGACTCGTCGCCGGCCCGCCTGGTGCTCATGGGCGAGCTGCACGCGGCGCTCGAGGAGCACGAGACCGCCGGTGCGCACGACGGCGACCCGCGCGGCGACGGCGGGATGCAGCTGGAGATGCACTACCAGCCCAAGATCGAGCTCGCGTCCCAGCGCACGGTCGGGCTCGAGGCCCTCATGCGCTGGCGCCACCCCACGCGCGGGCTCGTCGGTCCCGGCACGTTCGTGCCGCTCGCCGAGCAGTCCGGGCTCATCCACCGGCTGACGGCCTTCGCGCTCGACGCGAGCGTGCGCCAGCTCGCGCAGTGGTCCGCCGAGGGCACCGCGGTGCCCGTGGCGGTGAATCTGTCGGCGCACGACGTCGCGGACCCCGCGGTGGTCGACACGATCGAGGAGCTCCTGCGCCGCCACCACGTGCGGCCCGAGCTGCTCGAGGTCGAGATCACCGAGACCGCGCTGGTCGCGGACCGCTCACGCGTGGTGCCGGTGCTCGAGCGCCTCGGCCGGCTGGGCGTGCGCGTGGCGATCGACGACTTCGGGACGGGCACGACGTCGATCTCGCAGCTGCGCGACCTGCCCGTGGACGAGCTGAAGATCGACCGGGTGTTCGTGGCGGACCTCGGCGACGGGGGCCGGGAGGGGTCGGACGTCGTGGTGCAGGCGATGGTCGACCTGGCGCACTCGTTCGGCCTGCGGGTGGTCGCCGAGGGCGTGGAGGACGAGGCGATCGCGCGCACGCTCGAGCGGCTCGGCGTGGACCACGCGCAGGGCTACCTCTGGGCGGCCCCCGCTCCGCCCGCCCAGGTGCGCCCTCCGGGGGGCACCGCCCGGGGGGACACGTCCGTTCTTCACCCGATAGGGTGA
- the msrB gene encoding peptide-methionine (R)-S-oxide reductase MsrB, with translation MGYQVSKTDEQWALELEPQEFAVLRRAGTERPWSGELLGERREGVYRCRACGNELFRSDTKFDAHCGWPSFFSPLAADRVELLEDRSQGMVRTEVRCARCGSHLGHVFDDAPQTPTGDRYCMNSVSLTFEAAPGPEADAGTAAAAQA, from the coding sequence GTGGGCTACCAGGTCAGCAAGACGGACGAGCAGTGGGCGCTCGAGCTCGAGCCGCAGGAGTTCGCGGTGCTGCGCCGCGCGGGCACCGAGCGCCCCTGGAGCGGTGAGCTGCTCGGCGAGCGCCGCGAGGGCGTCTACCGCTGTCGCGCCTGCGGCAACGAGCTGTTCCGCTCGGACACCAAGTTCGACGCGCACTGCGGGTGGCCGAGCTTCTTCTCGCCGCTGGCCGCCGACCGCGTGGAGCTGCTGGAGGACCGCAGCCAAGGCATGGTCCGCACCGAGGTGCGCTGCGCGCGGTGCGGCTCCCACCTGGGGCACGTCTTCGACGACGCCCCGCAGACGCCGACCGGCGACCGGTACTGCATGAACTCCGTCAGCCTCACGTTCGAGGCCGCGCCCGGGCCCGAGGCGGACGCCGGCACGGCCGCCGCCGCGCAGGCCTGA
- a CDS encoding nuclease-related domain-containing protein, which yields MEEVLTVRRWRRYGADRLFVTHESGGRVGSVDLQSGEVVVDDPVLEAGLRRAAQEYLRADVPELVLPLPRVTGSLDALDEAGLDAWLGTDRPRDERGSPVGVRLDRLAEAGWQTVHDVPLGRQGTVVEHLLIGPGGIFTVSERRHPGSRVRVEARTMRVDERPVAYLRDARLEAARVQGLLQSAGCAGITVRAVLVVDGELECDPTSPPQDALVVARHEVPTVFRLMPERLDRVRVHAFAQMARRRTTWAR from the coding sequence GTGGAGGAGGTCCTGACAGTCCGGCGATGGCGGCGGTACGGAGCCGACCGCCTCTTCGTCACGCACGAGAGCGGGGGGCGCGTCGGCTCCGTCGACCTGCAGTCCGGCGAGGTCGTCGTGGACGACCCCGTCCTGGAGGCGGGTCTGCGCCGTGCCGCGCAGGAGTACCTGCGGGCCGACGTGCCGGAGCTCGTCCTCCCGCTGCCCCGCGTGACCGGTTCCCTCGACGCGCTCGACGAGGCCGGGCTCGACGCCTGGCTGGGCACCGACCGCCCGCGCGACGAGCGCGGCAGCCCGGTGGGCGTGCGGCTGGACCGCCTCGCCGAGGCGGGCTGGCAGACCGTGCACGACGTCCCGCTGGGGCGTCAGGGCACGGTCGTGGAGCACCTGCTCATCGGGCCGGGCGGCATCTTCACCGTCTCCGAGCGCCGGCACCCGGGCAGCCGGGTGCGGGTCGAGGCCCGCACGATGCGGGTCGACGAGCGTCCGGTGGCGTACCTGCGTGACGCGCGGCTCGAGGCCGCCCGCGTGCAGGGGCTGCTGCAGTCGGCCGGGTGCGCGGGCATCACCGTGCGGGCCGTCCTCGTCGTCGACGGGGAGCTCGAGTGCGACCCCACGAGCCCGCCGCAGGACGCCCTCGTCGTCGCCCGGCACGAGGTGCCGACCGTCTTCCGGCTGATGCCGGAGCGGCTCGACCGCGTGCGCGTGCACGCGTTCGCGCAGATGGCGCGTCGCCGTACCACCTGGGCTCGCTGA
- a CDS encoding MarR family winged helix-turn-helix transcriptional regulator, which produces MSDDPVLRLERELGLFVRRARASGAHVARAVHPDLDPSAYSLLSAVAADPGTRASDLADRLGVGRGTMSRQLARLERLDLVAREADPHDSRSHPLRLTAEGERRLGAAREARRAWFRDALEAWSPEELDALAERLARLNDAIHDRMRRTGADPDATA; this is translated from the coding sequence ATGAGCGACGACCCCGTGCTGCGGCTCGAGCGCGAGCTCGGCCTGTTCGTGCGCCGCGCCCGGGCGTCGGGGGCCCACGTCGCGCGTGCCGTCCACCCGGACCTGGACCCGTCCGCGTACTCGCTGCTGTCCGCCGTCGCGGCGGACCCGGGCACGCGCGCGAGCGACCTCGCCGACCGCCTGGGCGTGGGGCGGGGCACCATGTCGCGCCAGCTCGCGCGGCTCGAGCGCCTGGACCTCGTCGCGCGCGAGGCCGACCCGCACGACTCGCGCAGTCACCCGCTGCGGCTGACGGCCGAGGGGGAGCGGCGACTGGGCGCCGCGCGCGAGGCCCGCCGCGCCTGGTTCCGCGACGCGCTCGAGGCGTGGTCGCCCGAGGAGCTCGACGCGCTCGCGGAGCGCCTGGCGCGCCTCAACGACGCGATCCACGACCGGATGCGCCGCACGGGCGCCGACCCGGACGCGACGGCCTGA
- a CDS encoding MFS transporter, which produces MTTQPDTRTTTAPDPAHPGDVPPVVADARPAMTHREVLEALSGILLGMFVSILATSVVSTSLPRIITDLGGSQSAFTWVVTATLLTTTISTPIWGKLADLTNRKVLVQVALVISVVSSALAGLAHSTEMLIGMRAVQGIGAGGLTALGTVLIADIISPRERGRYMGLMGAVMAVGMVGGPLLGGVITDAAGWRWNFFVGLPFAVAAIVVLQRTLHLPTLRRRRVQIDWAGAALLSAGIATLLLWVTFAGDSFDWASWQTAAMVGGSLLLLGAAVAVEHRAAEPIIPLRLFRDRTVVLAVLASVAVGIALFGTQVYLSQYLQLARGRTPTESGLLTVPMVLGLFLSSTLSGRAISRSGRYKRFMVAGAVLLVAGLALMGTIDETTSFWLLGLFMAVLGVGVGMLMQNLVLAAQNTLPVQDVGSGTATIAFFRTLGGTLGVSALGALLSHRVQDLMVDGLRAAHVDPTLLGGSGGGAASLPDVATLPGPVRHVVEHAFGVGVADLFLVAAPIALLSLVAVLLLREVPLGNRSGIEQRLEAEQAARA; this is translated from the coding sequence GTGACCACCCAGCCCGACACCCGCACCACCACCGCCCCCGACCCCGCGCACCCCGGCGACGTCCCGCCCGTCGTCGCCGACGCGCGCCCCGCCATGACGCACCGCGAGGTGCTGGAGGCCCTGTCCGGCATCCTGCTCGGGATGTTCGTCTCGATCCTCGCGACGAGCGTCGTCTCCACGTCCCTGCCGCGGATCATCACCGACCTCGGCGGCTCGCAGTCCGCGTTCACGTGGGTCGTCACCGCCACGCTGCTGACCACCACGATCTCGACGCCCATCTGGGGCAAGCTCGCCGACCTCACGAACCGCAAGGTCCTCGTGCAGGTCGCGCTCGTGATCTCCGTCGTGTCGTCCGCCCTCGCGGGCCTCGCGCACAGCACCGAGATGCTCATCGGCATGCGCGCCGTCCAGGGCATCGGCGCCGGTGGCCTGACCGCCCTCGGCACGGTCCTCATCGCCGACATCATCAGCCCGCGCGAGCGCGGCCGGTACATGGGCCTCATGGGCGCCGTGATGGCGGTCGGCATGGTCGGCGGCCCGCTGCTCGGCGGCGTCATCACCGACGCGGCCGGCTGGCGCTGGAACTTCTTCGTGGGCCTGCCGTTCGCCGTGGCCGCGATCGTCGTGCTCCAGCGCACCCTGCACCTGCCCACGCTGCGCCGCCGGCGCGTGCAGATCGACTGGGCCGGCGCCGCGCTGCTGTCCGCGGGGATCGCGACGCTGCTGCTGTGGGTGACGTTCGCCGGCGACTCGTTCGACTGGGCCTCGTGGCAGACCGCCGCGATGGTCGGCGGCTCCCTCCTGCTGCTCGGTGCGGCGGTCGCGGTCGAGCACCGCGCCGCCGAGCCGATCATCCCGCTGCGCCTGTTCCGCGACCGCACGGTCGTCCTCGCCGTGCTCGCGTCCGTCGCCGTCGGCATCGCGCTGTTCGGGACGCAGGTGTACCTCAGCCAGTACCTGCAGCTCGCCCGCGGCCGCACGCCCACCGAGTCGGGCCTGCTGACCGTCCCGATGGTCCTCGGCCTGTTCCTGTCCTCGACGCTGTCGGGCCGCGCGATCTCGCGCTCGGGCCGCTACAAGCGGTTCATGGTCGCCGGCGCGGTCCTGCTCGTCGCGGGTCTCGCGCTCATGGGGACGATCGACGAGACCACGTCGTTCTGGCTGCTCGGCCTGTTCATGGCCGTCCTGGGCGTCGGCGTCGGCATGCTCATGCAGAACCTCGTGCTCGCGGCGCAGAACACCCTGCCCGTCCAGGACGTCGGCTCCGGCACCGCGACCATCGCGTTCTTCCGCACCCTCGGCGGCACGCTCGGCGTCTCGGCCCTCGGCGCGCTGCTCTCGCACCGCGTGCAGGACCTCATGGTCGACGGGCTGCGTGCCGCCCACGTCGACCCGACGCTGCTCGGCGGCTCCGGCGGCGGCGCGGCGTCGCTGCCCGACGTGGCGACCCTGCCCGGACCGGTCCGGCACGTCGTCGAGCACGCGTTCGGCGTCGGCGTCGCCGACCTGTTCCTCGTCGCGGCCCCGATCGCGCTCCTCTCGCTCGTCGCCGTCCTGCTGCTGCGCGAGGTGCCGCTCGGCAACCGCTCCGGCATCGAGCAGCGCCTCGAGGCGGAGCAAGCCGCCCGCGCCTGA
- a CDS encoding sugar porter family MFS transporter — protein sequence MSDPVSRRGGPHGGTPAGELNGRHTGKAVGLAVAAAVGGFLFGFDSSVINGAVQAFTEQFDLGSTLSGFAVAVALLGCALGAWMGGRLADRWGRTRVMFLGAVLFFVSSVLSGIAFSVWDLIAWRFMAGLGIGIASVIAPAYIAEIAPARIRGRLGSLQQLAIVIGIFAALLSDELLARATPGAGADASGELWFGLEAWRWMFLVAVVPATVYGILALRIPESPRYLLSRGKRDEARAVLASVLPPDEDADERIREIEHTIRTDEALAAQSSLRGPRFGLLPVVWVGILLSVFQQFVGINVIFYYSNTLWQAVGFDEGDAFTTSTITSITNVLVTFIAIALIDKVGRRPLLLIGSAGMAVTLAIVAVAFMNSTGSGEDVSLPAPWGMVAVVAANLFVVFFGASWGPLVWVLLGEIFPNHIRAAALGLAAAAQWIANFLITISFPPMLNAFGASIPYLMYAAFAVLSFFFVLTKVPETKGVQLEDMEGLRVERRTRA from the coding sequence ATGTCCGATCCGGTGTCCCGCAGGGGTGGACCGCACGGCGGCACCCCGGCGGGCGAGCTCAACGGCAGGCACACCGGCAAGGCGGTCGGCCTCGCGGTCGCCGCGGCCGTCGGCGGCTTCCTGTTCGGCTTCGACAGCTCCGTCATCAACGGTGCGGTGCAGGCGTTCACCGAGCAGTTCGACCTCGGGAGCACGCTCAGCGGCTTCGCCGTCGCCGTCGCGCTGCTGGGCTGCGCGCTCGGTGCGTGGATGGGCGGACGCCTCGCGGACCGCTGGGGCCGCACGCGCGTCATGTTCCTCGGCGCGGTGCTGTTCTTCGTCTCCTCGGTGCTGTCCGGCATCGCGTTCAGCGTGTGGGACCTCATCGCCTGGCGCTTCATGGCCGGCCTGGGCATCGGCATCGCCTCCGTGATCGCCCCCGCGTACATCGCGGAGATCGCGCCGGCCCGCATCCGCGGGCGGCTGGGCTCGCTGCAGCAGCTCGCGATCGTCATCGGCATCTTCGCCGCGCTGCTCTCGGACGAGCTGCTCGCGCGGGCGACGCCCGGCGCGGGTGCGGACGCCAGCGGCGAGCTGTGGTTCGGCCTCGAGGCCTGGCGGTGGATGTTCCTCGTCGCGGTCGTGCCGGCGACGGTCTACGGGATCCTGGCGCTGCGCATCCCCGAGTCGCCGCGCTACCTGCTGAGCCGGGGCAAGCGCGACGAGGCCCGCGCGGTGCTCGCGTCGGTGCTGCCGCCGGACGAGGACGCCGACGAGCGCATCCGGGAGATCGAGCACACCATCCGCACCGACGAGGCCCTCGCGGCCCAGTCCAGCCTGCGCGGGCCGCGGTTCGGGCTGCTGCCGGTGGTGTGGGTCGGCATCCTGCTGTCGGTCTTCCAGCAGTTCGTCGGGATCAACGTCATCTTCTACTACTCGAACACGCTGTGGCAGGCGGTCGGGTTCGACGAGGGCGACGCGTTCACGACGTCGACGATCACCTCGATCACGAACGTGCTCGTCACGTTCATCGCGATCGCGCTCATCGACAAGGTCGGGCGCCGTCCGCTGCTGCTCATCGGCTCGGCGGGCATGGCCGTGACCCTCGCGATCGTCGCCGTGGCGTTCATGAACAGCACCGGCTCCGGCGAGGACGTGAGCCTGCCCGCCCCGTGGGGCATGGTGGCCGTGGTCGCGGCGAACCTGTTCGTCGTCTTCTTCGGCGCGTCGTGGGGCCCGCTGGTGTGGGTGCTGCTGGGCGAGATCTTCCCCAACCACATCCGGGCCGCCGCGCTCGGCCTGGCCGCCGCGGCGCAGTGGATCGCGAACTTCCTCATCACGATCTCGTTCCCGCCGATGCTCAACGCGTTCGGCGCGTCGATCCCGTACCTCATGTACGCGGCGTTCGCGGTGCTGTCGTTCTTCTTCGTGCTCACGAAGGTCCCGGAGACGAAGGGCGTGCAGCTCGAGGACATGGAGGGGCTGCGCGTGGAGCGCCGCACGCGCGCCTGA
- a CDS encoding DUF47 domain-containing protein has translation MRLRLTPRDTSYFDLFAAQATHLVTGANLLAEMLGADRPTRKEINKRMAEAEHAADEATHTIMRRLNQTFVTPFDRDDIYDLASSLDDCMDFMDEAADLIVLYKLDELPARVSDQVQVLQRAAELTAEAMPRLRSMDSLQEYWVEVNRLENQADKSHRKLLAQMFDEITDPILLMKLKEVVEKLEDAADAFEKVANSIETIALKES, from the coding sequence GTGCGCCTGCGCCTGACACCGCGCGACACCTCGTACTTCGACCTCTTCGCCGCCCAGGCCACGCACCTCGTCACGGGTGCGAACCTGCTGGCCGAGATGCTCGGTGCCGACCGGCCCACCCGCAAGGAGATCAACAAGCGGATGGCCGAGGCCGAGCACGCGGCCGACGAGGCGACCCACACGATCATGCGGCGTCTGAACCAGACGTTCGTCACGCCGTTCGACCGCGACGACATCTACGACCTCGCCTCCAGCCTCGACGACTGCATGGACTTCATGGACGAGGCCGCCGACCTCATCGTGCTGTACAAGCTCGACGAGCTGCCGGCGCGCGTGTCCGACCAGGTGCAGGTCCTCCAGCGCGCCGCCGAGCTCACCGCCGAGGCGATGCCGCGGCTGCGCTCCATGGACTCGCTGCAGGAGTACTGGGTCGAGGTCAACCGCCTCGAGAACCAGGCGGACAAGTCGCACCGCAAGCTGCTCGCGCAGATGTTCGACGAGATCACCGACCCGATCCTGCTGATGAAGCTCAAGGAGGTCGTGGAGAAGCTCGAGGACGCGGCCGACGCGTTCGAGAAGGTCGCGAACAGCATCGAGACCATCGCGCTCAAGGAGTCCTGA
- a CDS encoding inorganic phosphate transporter, translating into MEPALVVIVVALALGFDYTNGFHDAANAIATSVSTRALTPRAALVMAAVMNFTGALLGTEVAETIATSIVDLQHASSHSALVVILCALVGAITWNLITWWFGLPSSSTHALIGGLVGAGLAGSFGVYGSAIVDKVVLPMVFSPLIGFGLAFALMVGLLWLIRNGRPARVNRRFRFAQTVSAAAMALGHGLQDAQKTMGVIYLALLTAEWADPDEGIPLWVKLAAAAAISAGTYAGGWRIMRTLGRRIIELDPARGFVAESVSALVLYVNAFYLHAPVSTTHTITSAIMGVGATKRLSAVRWGVAKNILGAWILTIPAAALVAAVVFWVLHPFLG; encoded by the coding sequence GTGGAACCTGCGCTCGTCGTCATCGTCGTCGCGCTCGCCCTGGGCTTCGACTACACCAACGGCTTCCACGACGCGGCCAACGCGATCGCCACCTCGGTGTCGACGCGTGCGCTGACGCCGCGTGCCGCGCTCGTCATGGCGGCCGTCATGAACTTCACCGGCGCCCTGCTCGGCACCGAGGTCGCGGAGACCATCGCCACCTCGATCGTCGACCTGCAGCACGCGTCCTCGCACAGCGCGCTCGTCGTCATCCTCTGCGCGCTCGTCGGCGCGATCACGTGGAACCTCATCACGTGGTGGTTCGGGCTGCCCTCGTCGTCGACGCACGCCCTCATCGGCGGGCTCGTCGGCGCGGGCCTGGCGGGGAGCTTCGGGGTGTACGGGTCGGCGATCGTCGACAAGGTCGTCCTGCCGATGGTCTTCTCCCCGCTCATCGGCTTCGGCCTCGCGTTCGCGCTGATGGTCGGCCTGCTCTGGCTCATCCGCAACGGTCGCCCGGCCCGCGTCAACCGGCGCTTCCGGTTCGCGCAGACCGTGTCCGCCGCCGCCATGGCCCTGGGCCACGGCCTGCAGGACGCGCAGAAGACGATGGGTGTCATCTACCTCGCGCTGCTCACGGCCGAGTGGGCCGACCCGGACGAGGGCATCCCGCTGTGGGTCAAGCTCGCCGCCGCGGCCGCGATCTCCGCCGGCACGTACGCGGGCGGCTGGCGCATCATGCGCACCCTCGGCCGCCGCATCATCGAGCTGGACCCGGCGCGCGGCTTCGTCGCCGAGTCGGTGTCCGCGCTCGTGCTCTACGTCAACGCGTTCTACCTGCACGCGCCGGTGTCGACGACGCACACCATCACGTCCGCGATCATGGGCGTCGGCGCCACGAAGCGGCTCTCCGCGGTCCGCTGGGGCGTGGCGAAGAACATCCTGGGCGCGTGGATCCTGACGATCCCCGCCGCGGCCCTGGTCGCCGCCGTCGTCTTCTGGGTCCTGCACCCGTTCCTCGGCTGA